A single region of the Acidobacteriota bacterium genome encodes:
- a CDS encoding sulfite exporter TauE/SafE family protein, with protein sequence MSEPAIVYPALALVGCVAGALNVVAGGGSFLTLPILIFFGLPPGVANGTNRVAILLQNVVASWGFHRHGVLDPKSALWAALPATAGAGLGAWVALTISDDAFRRVLAALIVVVTLWTLVSRRSEPGKQPATLRFGMLAIGFFGVGIYGGFVQAGVGFFILAATSLAGLDLVRGNAVKVLSILCFSTLSLALFALSGKVDWTLGLALAAGNMAGGWLGVRLTVLKGHVWIGRVVTITVILFAIRLWFG encoded by the coding sequence GTGAGCGAGCCGGCGATTGTCTATCCCGCCCTGGCACTGGTCGGTTGTGTCGCCGGAGCCTTGAACGTTGTGGCCGGCGGCGGCTCCTTCCTGACGTTGCCGATCCTCATCTTCTTCGGCCTGCCGCCGGGTGTCGCGAACGGCACGAACCGGGTCGCCATCCTCCTTCAGAACGTCGTCGCTTCGTGGGGTTTCCACCGCCACGGCGTCCTCGACCCCAAGTCCGCCCTGTGGGCCGCTCTGCCGGCAACGGCAGGCGCCGGCCTCGGTGCGTGGGTGGCTCTCACGATCAGTGACGACGCCTTTCGCAGGGTGCTGGCGGCACTGATCGTCGTGGTCACGCTCTGGACGCTGGTTTCGCGGCGCTCCGAGCCCGGGAAGCAGCCGGCCACGCTGCGGTTCGGCATGCTGGCGATCGGGTTCTTCGGTGTCGGAATCTACGGCGGATTCGTCCAGGCGGGAGTCGGCTTCTTCATCCTCGCCGCCACCTCGCTGGCGGGCCTCGACCTGGTGCGCGGGAACGCGGTCAAGGTGCTCAGCATCCTCTGCTTCAGCACCCTGTCACTGGCCCTGTTCGCGCTCTCGGGCAAGGTCGACTGGACCCTCGGCTTGGCGCTCGCGGCCGGCAACATGGCGGGCGGCTGGCTCGGCGTGCGACTGACCGTGCTCAAGGGTCACGTCTGGATCGGCCGCGTGGTCACGATCACCGTGATCCTGTTCGCGATCCGCCTCTGGTTCGGTTGA
- a CDS encoding glycosyltransferase family 2 protein, with protein MAVDVVIPAYNEEDSIGLVLADLPGDLVRRVVVADNNSRDATAARAREAGAEVVPAPVQGYGSACLAALDHVRRTGPPDVVVFLDADYSDHPDEMPRLVEPIARDEAELVIGSRALGNAEPGALLPQARWGNRFACLLVRLLYGHRYTDLGPFRAVSWRALESLGMRDPNFGWTAEMQVKALRRGLRVVEAPVSYRRRTGVSKITGTISGTVRAGWKIIATVLRYSRGPI; from the coding sequence ATCGCCGTCGACGTCGTCATCCCGGCTTACAACGAGGAGGATTCGATCGGGCTGGTGCTCGCGGACCTTCCCGGCGATCTCGTCCGGCGGGTCGTCGTCGCCGACAACAACTCGCGGGACGCGACGGCGGCGCGGGCGCGCGAAGCCGGGGCGGAGGTCGTTCCGGCGCCGGTCCAGGGCTACGGCAGCGCGTGCCTGGCTGCGCTCGACCACGTGCGCCGGACCGGACCGCCGGACGTCGTCGTGTTCCTCGACGCGGACTACTCGGATCACCCCGACGAGATGCCTCGGCTCGTGGAGCCGATCGCGCGCGACGAGGCGGAACTGGTCATTGGTTCGCGGGCACTGGGAAACGCGGAGCCGGGCGCCCTGCTGCCGCAGGCACGCTGGGGCAACCGGTTCGCGTGCCTGCTCGTTCGCCTGCTCTACGGACACCGCTACACCGATCTTGGTCCGTTCCGCGCCGTCTCGTGGCGGGCGCTGGAGTCGCTCGGCATGCGGGACCCGAACTTCGGCTGGACGGCGGAGATGCAGGTCAAGGCGCTGCGGCGGGGCCTGCGTGTCGTCGAGGCGCCGGTCAGCTACCGCAGGCGGACCGGGGTTTCCAAGATCACCGGCACGATCTCCGGCACGGTGCGCGCGGGCTGGAAGATCATCGCCACGGTTCTCCGCTACAGTCGCGGCCCGATATGA
- a CDS encoding TIGR01777 family oxidoreductase, whose amino-acid sequence MKVVVSGASGLIGSALVQALQESGHDCGRLIRHAPRNPGELEWRPERGLAEPKTLEGFDAVVHLAGESVAGGRWTAERRHRIRSSRIPATLRLVESLSTIERPPRVFVCASAVGYYGDRGDELLDEDSSAGSGFLASVCRDWEAAAATAATVCERVVILRFGVVLSAAGGALPRMLMPFRLGVGGRLGSGRQYFPWIHLEDAVAAILHLLARGEGPVNLTAPEPVTNAELTRSLGSTLRKPALFPVPRPALLVAFGAMARETLLASARVVPARLLSGGFTYRHPTLDSALRHEL is encoded by the coding sequence ATGAAGGTCGTGGTCAGCGGGGCCTCTGGTCTGATCGGCAGCGCCTTGGTCCAGGCGCTTCAGGAGTCGGGCCACGACTGTGGACGGCTGATACGTCACGCCCCGCGCAACCCGGGCGAACTGGAGTGGCGGCCCGAGCGCGGCCTGGCCGAGCCGAAGACCCTGGAGGGATTCGACGCCGTCGTCCACCTGGCCGGCGAGAGCGTCGCCGGCGGCCGCTGGACCGCGGAGAGGCGCCACCGGATCCGATCCTCCCGGATCCCGGCGACACTGCGCCTCGTCGAATCCCTGAGCACGATCGAGCGGCCACCGCGCGTCTTCGTCTGCGCCTCCGCCGTCGGCTACTACGGCGACCGGGGAGACGAGCTGCTGGACGAGGACTCCTCAGCCGGCAGCGGTTTTCTGGCCTCCGTCTGTCGCGACTGGGAAGCCGCGGCCGCGACCGCGGCGACCGTATGCGAGCGGGTGGTGATCCTCCGCTTCGGCGTCGTCCTTTCAGCCGCTGGCGGCGCGCTGCCCCGGATGCTGATGCCGTTCCGCCTCGGCGTCGGCGGCCGCCTCGGTTCGGGCCGGCAGTACTTCCCGTGGATTCACCTCGAGGACGCCGTAGCCGCCATCCTCCACCTGCTCGCACGAGGCGAAGGCCCCGTCAACCTCACCGCGCCGGAGCCGGTCACCAACGCGGAACTCACCCGCTCGCTGGGAAGCACCCTGCGAAAGCCGGCCCTGTTCCCGGTTCCCCGCCCCGCCCTCCTCGTGGCGTTCGGCGCGATGGCGCGTGAGACATTGCTCGCCAGCGCCCGCGTCGTCCCCGCGCGACTTCTGAGCGGGGGCTTCACTTACCGCCATCCCACGCTCGACTCGGCACTCCGGCACGAGTTGTAG
- a CDS encoding energy transducer TonB gives MAFKLEKRKTSGSRSAAASLHLGGAPYELEPQSKTPLRVGIAVTIAFHALLFLITFPRAKPRALQAAQAQKTFMVTTVRFKPPPPAQAKPIPKPKTRKIPIPDPTPDDPEPLIQEEVFNAPEVDFEGISDVLFDIPDAPSPSGPTGTMWIEGDVLPPKRTYAPRPNYTEEARRARIQGVVILQAVVDTVGNVGYVKVLKGLPEGLTESAVQVVEQWRYEPATLNGEPVPVYINLTVNFSLQ, from the coding sequence ATGGCTTTCAAGCTCGAGAAACGCAAGACCTCCGGGTCCAGATCCGCCGCCGCTTCCCTCCATCTCGGCGGCGCACCCTACGAGCTGGAGCCGCAGAGCAAGACACCTCTGCGAGTCGGCATCGCCGTGACCATCGCCTTCCACGCGCTGCTCTTCCTGATCACCTTTCCCCGGGCGAAGCCCCGTGCGCTCCAGGCGGCGCAGGCGCAGAAAACCTTCATGGTCACGACGGTCCGCTTCAAGCCACCGCCACCGGCGCAGGCCAAGCCAATCCCGAAGCCCAAGACACGAAAGATACCGATCCCTGATCCGACCCCGGACGACCCGGAGCCGCTGATCCAGGAAGAGGTCTTCAATGCGCCAGAGGTCGATTTCGAAGGCATCAGCGACGTGCTGTTCGACATCCCCGACGCTCCGTCCCCCTCCGGTCCGACTGGAACCATGTGGATCGAAGGCGACGTCCTGCCGCCCAAACGCACCTATGCCCCCCGCCCCAACTACACCGAAGAGGCCCGCCGCGCCCGGATCCAGGGCGTCGTCATCCTCCAGGCCGTGGTCGACACCGTCGGCAACGTGGGCTACGTCAAGGTCCTCAAGGGCCTTCCGGAGGGCCTCACGGAATCCGCCGTCCAGGTGGTCGAACAGTGGCGCTACGAACCCGCCACCCTGAACGGCGAGCCGGTTCCCGTCTACATCAACCTGACGGTCAACTTCTCGCTGCAGTAG
- a CDS encoding RNA methyltransferase, with the protein MAGRGTEAEEAGTAAEAREGTPTDSRQPAIVLVGPQLGENIGAAARAMLNCGLTELRLVAPRDGWPNERAQAMATGSSREIVDRATVFASTAEAVADLHRVYATTARRRDLLKPAIGPRELAAEVREAAASGLRSGVLFGPERAGLDNDDVALASHIVHIPLNPTYSSLNLAQAVLLVAHAWFEAADRPVTTGGPRSTTPLATAAELVNLFEHLEQELDASGFLRVVEKRGIMVRNLRSILHRAELREHEVRALHGVVSSLSGRRKDGRPVGRPAHRAEANPEDGEPGSG; encoded by the coding sequence ATGGCCGGTCGAGGAACAGAGGCGGAAGAAGCCGGGACCGCGGCGGAGGCGCGGGAGGGAACTCCCACGGATTCCCGGCAGCCCGCGATCGTCCTGGTGGGCCCCCAGTTGGGGGAGAACATCGGGGCGGCGGCTCGGGCGATGCTCAACTGCGGACTGACCGAGCTACGGCTGGTGGCGCCGCGTGACGGCTGGCCCAACGAGCGCGCGCAGGCGATGGCCACGGGGTCTTCGCGTGAGATCGTCGACCGGGCGACGGTGTTCGCGTCCACGGCCGAGGCAGTCGCCGATCTGCACCGGGTCTACGCGACGACCGCGCGCCGCCGCGACCTGCTCAAGCCGGCTATCGGACCACGTGAACTGGCGGCAGAGGTGAGAGAGGCCGCAGCCAGTGGGCTCCGCTCGGGAGTGCTGTTCGGTCCGGAGCGGGCGGGACTCGACAACGACGATGTGGCCCTGGCGTCGCACATCGTTCACATTCCCCTGAACCCGACGTACTCGTCGCTCAACCTGGCGCAAGCCGTGCTGCTGGTCGCCCACGCCTGGTTCGAGGCGGCGGATCGCCCGGTGACCACGGGCGGCCCGAGATCGACGACGCCTTTGGCCACCGCGGCGGAGCTCGTCAACCTCTTCGAGCACCTGGAGCAGGAACTCGACGCTTCCGGCTTCCTGCGCGTGGTGGAGAAGCGTGGCATCATGGTTCGCAACCTGCGGAGTATCCTGCACCGGGCCGAGCTGAGGGAGCACGAGGTGCGGGCGCTCCATGGCGTCGTGAGTTCACTGTCCGGCCGGCGCAAGGACGGCAGACCGGTGGGCCGGCCCGCTCACCGCGCTGAGGCAAACCCGGAAGATGGTGAACCTGGATCGGGTTGA
- a CDS encoding SDR family oxidoreductase — MAYDAFDLSGTVGLVTGGNSGIGLGFAEGLAQAGADVCIWGTNEVKNAAAREQLQRHGTKVEALICDVGDADVVAASFERTVDLLGKVDSCFANAGIGGRGTPFVDMSMEEWRRIFQVNMEGVFQTFQQAIRHMVERGEGGSLVATSSSSAIFGAPRSEHYAATKAGLNAMVRGLAVEHARHGIRVNSILPGWIDTAMTERALGTEAFQTKVLRRIPQRRWGVGDDFSGIAVYLASGASAYHTGDEFVIDGGYACF, encoded by the coding sequence GTGGCTTACGACGCTTTCGACCTGAGCGGCACCGTCGGGCTAGTGACCGGCGGCAACTCCGGCATCGGACTGGGGTTCGCCGAGGGACTAGCCCAGGCGGGGGCCGACGTCTGCATCTGGGGAACGAACGAGGTGAAGAACGCGGCCGCCAGGGAGCAGTTACAACGCCACGGCACGAAGGTCGAAGCACTCATCTGCGACGTCGGCGACGCCGACGTGGTGGCCGCATCATTCGAGCGCACCGTGGACCTCCTGGGCAAGGTCGACTCGTGCTTCGCCAACGCCGGCATCGGCGGCCGCGGTACGCCCTTCGTCGACATGTCGATGGAAGAGTGGCGCCGCATCTTCCAGGTCAACATGGAGGGCGTGTTCCAGACGTTCCAGCAGGCGATCCGGCACATGGTCGAGCGCGGTGAGGGCGGCTCCCTGGTCGCGACTAGCAGTTCCTCCGCGATCTTCGGAGCGCCTCGGAGCGAGCACTACGCAGCCACCAAGGCCGGCCTGAACGCAATGGTCCGCGGGCTCGCCGTCGAGCACGCGCGACACGGCATCCGGGTCAACTCCATCCTGCCCGGCTGGATCGACACCGCGATGACCGAGCGCGCCCTCGGCACCGAAGCCTTCCAGACGAAGGTCCTGCGCCGCATTCCCCAGCGGCGCTGGGGCGTCGGCGACGATTTCAGCGGCATCGCCGTGTATCTGGCCAGCGGGGCGTCGGCCTACCACACCGGCGACGAGTTCGTGATCGACGGCGGCTACGCCTGCTTCTGA
- a CDS encoding alkaline phosphatase family protein produces the protein MNRPLALVAAVLAALAVACGGGGVGPSEGPKVIVLGFDGLDPELTRQLIDEGRLPNFARLEAMGGFTRLETTIPPHSPVAWSSFVTGMDPGGHGIFDFLHRDPETMIPYSSTAAASSGGRFLEVGPWQFPLTSGDYVQFRHGTPFWEVLEEHGVRTQVIRMPANFPVSGTASRELSGMGTSDILGTDGTFTFYTSELFADRDISGGDIVELDIYDNVVEAELLGPENPLLREPVKLTAPFTVYLDLETESAKIELGDQQIVLRVGEWSDWLEVGFEMMPTQHLRGICRMYLRALEPEFELYVSPIDHDPMSPAAPISTPPDFAAELAEAVDRFYTEGMPEDTKTLTEGVFTPEEFLAQAKIAGDEVAEQYGYVLDRYLEQEGGFLFYYFGNVDQIGHVRWRSRDPEHPVYDPEVDAVHEDLIPTLYEGLDAVVGQTLDRLEAEAGLGDGDADEPLLIVMSDHGFASWRRAFHLNAWLAERGYLTARNPDPYADEGFLLNVDWDETRAYGIGFSGLYVNLRGRERDGTVTASERLDLVRELKQELLAVVDPETGEPAITEVHLREDYAFQDRTAIGPDLVVGYAKGYRGATESASGEVVGEVFSDNDSAWSGDHMMDHRTVPGVLLVSRPLGRPARGIVDLAASILAEYGVEEFPPLAGGAATGSP, from the coding sequence GTGAACCGGCCGCTTGCGCTAGTGGCGGCGGTGCTCGCCGCCTTGGCTGTCGCCTGCGGCGGCGGTGGCGTCGGTCCGTCCGAGGGGCCGAAGGTCATCGTGCTCGGCTTCGACGGCCTGGACCCTGAACTCACCCGGCAGTTGATCGACGAAGGGAGGCTGCCGAACTTCGCCCGCCTCGAGGCCATGGGCGGCTTCACCCGCCTGGAGACGACGATCCCGCCGCACAGCCCGGTCGCCTGGTCGAGCTTCGTCACCGGCATGGACCCGGGCGGTCACGGCATCTTCGACTTTCTGCACCGGGACCCGGAGACGATGATCCCGTACTCGTCGACGGCCGCGGCGTCCTCCGGCGGACGTTTCCTGGAGGTGGGGCCCTGGCAGTTCCCGCTCACCAGCGGGGACTACGTGCAGTTCCGACACGGCACGCCGTTCTGGGAGGTGCTGGAGGAGCACGGCGTGCGGACGCAGGTGATCCGCATGCCGGCGAACTTCCCTGTTTCCGGCACGGCCAGTCGCGAGCTTTCGGGCATGGGAACGAGTGACATTCTCGGCACGGACGGCACGTTTACGTTCTACACCTCGGAACTCTTCGCCGACCGCGACATCAGCGGCGGCGACATCGTCGAGCTGGACATCTACGACAACGTCGTCGAGGCGGAGTTGCTTGGTCCCGAGAATCCGCTGCTACGGGAGCCGGTCAAGCTGACCGCACCGTTCACCGTCTACCTCGATCTTGAGACGGAGAGCGCCAAGATCGAGCTCGGCGACCAGCAGATCGTGCTCCGGGTCGGGGAATGGAGCGACTGGCTGGAGGTCGGCTTCGAGATGATGCCGACCCAGCACCTGCGCGGTATCTGCCGGATGTACCTGCGCGCGCTCGAGCCGGAGTTCGAGCTCTACGTCAGCCCGATCGACCACGACCCGATGTCGCCCGCGGCGCCGATCTCGACGCCGCCCGACTTCGCGGCCGAGCTGGCGGAGGCGGTCGACCGCTTCTACACGGAGGGGATGCCCGAGGACACGAAGACCCTGACGGAGGGCGTCTTTACTCCGGAGGAGTTCCTGGCGCAGGCCAAGATCGCCGGCGACGAGGTCGCCGAGCAGTACGGCTACGTGCTGGACCGCTACCTCGAGCAGGAGGGAGGCTTCCTGTTCTACTACTTCGGCAACGTGGATCAGATCGGCCACGTCCGCTGGCGGTCGCGCGATCCGGAGCACCCCGTCTACGACCCGGAAGTCGACGCCGTGCACGAGGACCTGATCCCGACGCTCTACGAGGGACTCGACGCAGTCGTCGGGCAGACGCTGGACCGGCTCGAGGCCGAAGCCGGCCTCGGCGACGGCGACGCGGACGAACCGCTGCTCATCGTGATGTCGGATCACGGCTTCGCCTCCTGGCGCCGCGCCTTTCACCTGAACGCGTGGCTCGCCGAGAGGGGCTACCTGACGGCGAGAAACCCGGACCCGTACGCGGATGAGGGTTTCCTGCTGAACGTCGACTGGGACGAGACCCGGGCCTACGGGATCGGCTTCTCGGGTCTCTACGTCAACCTGCGCGGCCGTGAACGCGACGGCACGGTGACGGCGTCAGAGCGCCTCGACCTGGTGCGCGAGCTGAAGCAGGAACTGCTGGCGGTCGTCGACCCGGAGACGGGGGAACCCGCGATCACGGAAGTCCACCTTCGCGAGGACTACGCCTTCCAGGACCGCACGGCGATCGGCCCCGATCTGGTCGTCGGCTACGCGAAGGGTTATCGGGGGGCGACGGAGTCGGCGTCGGGCGAGGTCGTGGGTGAGGTCTTCAGCGACAACGACAGCGCCTGGAGCGGCGATCACATGATGGATCACCGGACCGTGCCGGGCGTGCTCCTGGTCAGTCGTCCGCTTGGCCGCCCGGCCCGGGGCATCGTCGACCTGGCTGCCTCGATCCTGGCCGAGTACGGCGTGGAGGAGTTCCCGCCCCTGGCGGGCGGTGCCGCGACCGGCTCGCCCTGA
- a CDS encoding thioesterase family protein, with protein MTGTAVNAAGQEVPSSEVEVDVRYKETDQMAVVHHSNYLVWFELARTHHCRAAGMAYRNIEDEGYWLMVTGVQLKYRGAARYGDTVRVVCWLERLKSRAMSFGYRTEVEGKVLVEGRTDHVWVDRETGNHCRMPEVVVPVFRSMAGS; from the coding sequence ATGACCGGAACCGCCGTCAACGCCGCCGGCCAGGAGGTGCCGTCGAGCGAAGTCGAGGTCGATGTCCGCTACAAGGAGACGGACCAGATGGCCGTGGTCCACCACTCGAACTACCTGGTGTGGTTCGAGCTGGCCCGTACCCATCACTGCCGCGCCGCCGGCATGGCCTACCGGAACATCGAGGACGAGGGCTACTGGCTGATGGTCACGGGCGTCCAGCTCAAGTACCGGGGCGCCGCCCGCTATGGCGACACGGTCCGGGTCGTCTGCTGGCTCGAGCGGCTGAAGAGCCGGGCGATGAGCTTCGGCTACCGGACGGAGGTGGAGGGCAAGGTGCTGGTCGAGGGCCGGACCGACCACGTGTGGGTCGACAGGGAAACCGGCAACCACTGCAGGATGCCGGAGGTCGTCGTGCCCGTCTTCCGGTCGATGGCCGGTTCCTAG
- a CDS encoding DUF3516 domain-containing protein, producing the protein MTPPSLGDRLPQTRGAISSDDILERFLDWIAGLGFELFPAQEEALIELMAGRHVVLDTPTGSGKSLVAMALLFKALCEGRTAFYTAPVKALASEQFFRMCDDFGAERVGMLTGDASINTDAPIICCTAEVLANMALRRGAALPVDDVVMDEFHYYSDPERGVAWQVPLITLPRTTFLLMSATLGNMAPIREKLERATGRPVALISSRVRPVPLKYEYRETRLGVTIDELVRDGKAPIYVVNFTQRDCARLAQSLTSLRLCTRSERKAIFKAVGDFRFDTAYGRQVRRFLSFGIGIHHAGLLPKYRLLVEQLAQLGLLKVIAGTDTLGVGVNVPIRTVLFSQLSKYDGREVAILKVRDFQQIAGRAGRKGFDERGWVVCQAPEHEIDNRRRREKARASPRGRNRRQFRRRPPPRGFVPWDESTFRRLIHSPPETLESRFRLSHGMVFDLILADEATGNGGSRRNFRSIRRLIAACHERPARKRRLIGQSAELVRSLHRAGIVRMAPARGNGYRVEADRNLQLEFSMHQDLSLYLVSTLELLDPEDPDYHLDLLSLVEAILENPEIVLRQQARKLRGELAARLKARRMPFEERMERLRQVTHPRPLADLIEPTFEEFRCSHPWVPGIGVQPKRVGREVYEDGLSFDEFIGRYRLERSEGVTLRYLSRLFKVLSRGVPDRFKTDAVFDQLRYFHSLLIRVDRSLLSEWERLWSLQED; encoded by the coding sequence GTGACTCCGCCCAGCCTGGGGGACCGCCTGCCCCAGACCCGAGGGGCAATCTCTTCCGACGACATCCTGGAACGGTTCCTCGACTGGATCGCCGGGCTGGGGTTCGAGCTCTTTCCCGCCCAGGAAGAGGCCCTGATCGAGCTGATGGCCGGGCGCCATGTGGTCCTCGACACGCCGACCGGATCCGGGAAGTCCCTGGTCGCGATGGCTCTTCTCTTCAAGGCCCTGTGCGAAGGACGAACGGCCTTCTACACGGCGCCCGTGAAGGCCCTCGCCTCGGAGCAGTTCTTCCGCATGTGCGACGATTTCGGCGCCGAGCGCGTGGGGATGCTCACCGGCGACGCCAGCATCAACACGGACGCTCCGATCATCTGCTGCACCGCCGAGGTACTCGCGAACATGGCGCTGCGGCGAGGTGCGGCGCTGCCGGTCGACGATGTCGTCATGGACGAATTCCACTACTACTCGGACCCGGAGCGCGGTGTCGCGTGGCAAGTGCCCCTGATCACGCTTCCCAGGACCACCTTCCTCTTGATGTCGGCGACGCTGGGCAACATGGCTCCCATCAGGGAGAAGCTCGAGCGGGCCACAGGGCGGCCGGTGGCGCTGATCAGCAGCCGGGTCCGCCCGGTGCCGCTCAAGTACGAGTACCGCGAAACGCGGCTCGGCGTGACGATCGACGAGCTCGTCAGAGATGGCAAGGCGCCCATCTACGTCGTCAACTTCACGCAGCGCGACTGCGCGCGCCTCGCCCAGAGCCTGACCAGTCTGAGGCTCTGCACTCGCTCCGAGAGAAAGGCGATCTTCAAAGCCGTAGGAGACTTCCGTTTCGACACGGCGTACGGCAGACAGGTGCGGCGCTTCCTGAGCTTCGGGATCGGGATCCACCACGCCGGTCTGCTGCCGAAGTACCGGCTGCTGGTCGAACAGCTCGCGCAACTCGGGCTGCTCAAGGTCATCGCCGGGACCGACACCCTCGGCGTCGGCGTCAACGTGCCCATCCGCACGGTGCTCTTCAGCCAGCTCAGCAAGTACGACGGCCGGGAGGTCGCCATCCTCAAGGTCCGCGACTTCCAGCAGATCGCCGGACGAGCCGGGCGCAAGGGGTTCGACGAGCGGGGCTGGGTCGTCTGCCAGGCGCCCGAACACGAGATCGACAACCGGCGCCGGCGCGAGAAGGCGCGGGCCTCGCCCCGCGGCCGAAACCGCCGGCAGTTCCGCAGGCGGCCGCCGCCGCGCGGCTTCGTGCCCTGGGACGAGAGCACGTTCCGGCGCCTGATCCACAGTCCGCCCGAGACGCTCGAATCCCGGTTCCGGCTCAGTCACGGCATGGTGTTCGACCTGATCCTGGCCGACGAGGCGACCGGCAACGGCGGCTCCCGCCGGAACTTCCGTTCGATCCGGCGGCTGATCGCCGCCTGCCACGAGCGGCCGGCCAGGAAGAGGCGCCTGATCGGGCAATCGGCCGAGCTGGTCCGGTCACTTCACCGGGCGGGCATCGTTCGCATGGCGCCTGCTCGCGGCAACGGCTACCGGGTCGAGGCGGACCGGAACCTACAACTCGAGTTCTCGATGCACCAGGACCTGTCGCTCTACCTGGTCTCCACCCTGGAACTGCTCGACCCCGAGGATCCCGACTATCACCTCGACCTGCTCAGTCTGGTCGAGGCGATCCTCGAGAATCCCGAGATCGTGCTCCGCCAGCAGGCCCGCAAGCTGCGGGGCGAGCTGGCGGCTAGGCTCAAGGCAAGGAGGATGCCGTTCGAGGAGCGGATGGAACGGCTTCGCCAGGTCACGCATCCCCGACCGCTGGCCGATCTCATCGAACCGACGTTCGAGGAGTTCCGGTGCTCCCACCCCTGGGTTCCGGGCATCGGGGTCCAGCCGAAGCGCGTCGGCCGCGAGGTCTACGAGGACGGCCTGAGCTTCGACGAGTTCATTGGCCGTTACCGGCTGGAGCGCTCCGAGGGGGTCACTCTCCGCTACCTGAGCCGGCTGTTCAAGGTCCTGAGCCGCGGCGTGCCGGACCGGTTCAAGACGGACGCGGTCTTCGATCAGCTCCGCTACTTTCACTCCCTGCTGATCCGCGTCGACCGCAGCCTGCTCAGCGAATGGGAACGGCTGTGGTCGCTTCAGGAAGATTGA
- a CDS encoding endonuclease III, producing MLRRIRRHLEGSRLPIVTLIAETERDPFKVLVSTILSARTKDEATAAATRRLFDVASTPEEIAGLPAAQIERLIFPVGFYRTKAKNLRLAMGVLLGRFGGEMPRTVEELIELPSVGRKTANLVVTEGFRRPGICVDTHVHRITNLWGYVDTKTPLETEMALRAKLPRSQWIGLNKTLVSFGQKLCVPVSPWCSRCPVEEWCPKLGVDRSR from the coding sequence ATGCTTCGCCGCATTCGGCGGCACCTCGAGGGCTCCCGGCTTCCGATCGTGACGTTGATCGCCGAGACCGAGCGGGATCCGTTCAAGGTCCTGGTGTCGACGATTCTGAGCGCGCGGACGAAGGATGAGGCGACAGCCGCCGCGACGCGGCGGCTATTCGACGTGGCGTCGACGCCGGAAGAGATCGCGGGCCTGCCGGCTGCGCAGATCGAGCGCCTCATCTTCCCGGTGGGCTTCTACCGTACGAAGGCGAAGAACCTCCGCCTCGCGATGGGCGTGCTGCTCGGCCGGTTCGGCGGCGAGATGCCCCGGACGGTCGAGGAACTGATCGAGCTGCCGAGCGTAGGGCGCAAGACCGCGAACCTCGTCGTCACGGAGGGCTTCCGGCGGCCCGGCATCTGCGTCGACACCCACGTGCACCGGATCACGAACCTCTGGGGCTACGTGGACACGAAGACCCCGCTTGAGACGGAAATGGCGTTGCGGGCGAAGCTGCCGCGGAGCCAGTGGATCGGCCTGAACAAGACACTCGTCAGCTTCGGCCAGAAGCTGTGCGTGCCGGTGAGTCCCTGGTGTTCCCGCTGTCCGGTCGAGGAGTGGTGTCCGAAGCTGGGCGTCGACCGGAGCCGGTAG